ttGAGTTTCAAGTTGATCCTATGACAAGTGAAAATGCCCACAGTATCAAAACTCAGGCACTCACAGTGCACTCCAAAACAAGAGTCACAAGTCAGGTAGCCTGAGGGGAGCACAGAAAGGCGCTGCTGTGGTGTGAGTGGAGTGAGACAGGTGTGTAGTAAGGGTTTACGAAGAGTAGCCTGTAGATTGGCTGAGCTGAAAGTTAGAAACACAGGGGTATTACCTCAGCCCTATCCATGACTAGCTTTGTAAAAATGTTTAATGAGCTGACAATTTCTCACACTGCTATAAATCTAGACTACAATACACTttctatagaaatataaaaaatagccAAGGTTTAAAATGTTACATGTGCCCTCGTACTATTAACAGTGCTCTCCAAGGCATCAAAATATTTGCTATAAAAAGTGAATCATTTGTATTCACattttaaatgaggaaaatgagtAGATATTTGATTTGAAGTCTCTGTTACCAACTTGGTAAACATATATTTGGAAATACTTTTACTGGTCACTCTACACATtccaaaaaaaatgtatagctcttTAATAAACTagaaactttctttttaattgattgcAACCTGTATATTTAATGTATGTAATTTTCAAGAAGGAAAATGTTAAATGTAAGTACTATTTAGACATTAAATAGACCTATATGTTAGATCAGTGGAAAACTGAGATATAACTTTGAGTGAGAAGGAAAATCGCACAATTGCTATGCTGtagttcagtgggtagagcacaGTCTACAGAACCCTGAGTTTTGGAATGTTGGAGGCATGCATGCCTAACAGGTACATAATCATGCACATAAGTCTTCAATTCTTATATTCAGCATATATTTGTATAAGCATGCAGAAAGAATTTGGCAGTGATACAAATGAAACCGTGAACATTGCTTCATCCATAAAAGTGTGAGAAATGCCCTTGAAGATTCTGCTGTAACCTGCCTGGTTCACCTAAGATGGCATGCACTGCTGTCTCAAACCTCTGAGTAGCTGAGTAGCAGACAATACAACCTCCAATCTGAGTCTAAATTTTAGAAGAGGTGATTGCTAGCTTTCTAAGTAGTAACAACACAGAGCTAGAGATACAGTTCAGTTGGTACAGCATTTgcatagcatgcatgaagccctgggttcaatgtcCAGGACCCCATACATGGTACATGgtggtgtgatgtgggattccgttctgtatgctgtgactatgtcttattaccattggttaataaagaagcatgCTTTGGGCctacggcagggcagaatagagtaaggtgggaattccaagcagatagaggaggaaagaaggcagagtcagagagacaccatgtaactgccgaagaagacagacactggaactttacccagtaaaccacagccttatgtcaatacacagaataatagaaatgggttaatttaagatatacgagctagccaataagaagcctaagataataggccaagcactgttttaattaatatagtttctgtgtgattattttgggtctgagaggccgggaaacaaacaagcagcttctgcctataaattggcatgccaacatgggctgactacatccacataaaacctgagagtgtgtgcgtgcacatacacacacacacacacacacacacacacacacacacacacacaaaatagagtttagcacagtttcttggtagccgcattttttttcagatgggctctgtttgctggcagtgatcAGGGGAcctgcagctcctttaaaagaggttttcctgattcggCAATAGGAGCAAAAACTCCCATACTTTCAAGAAGGCAGCTTTCTGGTTCATGTTAGTTgcatgaacagctctggctctttcagaaggCTGAGCGTTAAATGAGatctgtgagcagtgtgttacaaattaCTTAATGGAAACATTGACCTGCTGTGTTCCTGGagctgagacagagagaatggcttgcagagctggcagtaaacatgcctctgccatgttgaactgggcagagccaacaggtAGGGCCACAGAGTTAGTCCTAGCCAtacctgcttagcatttaaaagaaaaggcTCTCCTGgtcaaaaaaataattatagatacaTATTCAacaaagatagattcagatgaaaaagacctctaaatgggtcacagtgttgaataagagagagaagaaaaagagcatagacagttataatataaaagtgtacagacagtcatagattaaaggagtaaagataataaaataaatattaaacttgtgaaaaaataatagagtaagaaaaataaaccacataaatgtgggctatacacagagagtctggattatgtatattattgtgttttctttgatttttttattgtgaaTGAGCTaggtacagagagatatttgattctgggggctgctaagctaaatcaacataatattttaaatgtatcttgactATAaactttgggtctaaggatatgttgtttcgAAAAGATTCATACTTCATTTTCTGAGCACCTCTAGAAAGTAGCAGTCTCTTTTGTATGAGAAAAACATGCTTATCATAACTAGACATGCAAAGATCATGCTACATATCCCTTGTAAATAAGAGGGTCAGAATTCAAATCCAGGCCTTTCTGAAACAAAATATATCTCTGTTCCATCGTCTTCTGCATGAGACATGGTACCATGGGCTCCTGATCACAAAACAGCTTCACAGACCATCCCACTTCAGATTCTCCCACAGCATCCAGACTTACCTGTAATGCATTGAGTAAGGAGAAGATAATGTGGAAGACCAGAGAGTGACCCCTGATGACCGTGCCTATTCCAAATCCCCAGGTCAGCCCCAGCAGTGGCGTGAGGATGGCGATGTTCTTACAGATCCTCACGATGGCTCTTACTTCCTGGAACATGGAACTGCCAATGGCAGCCCTCTGGGTCTTGATGATAACCAGTGTGACTGTCATCAGGTTTACTACTACGATGACCAGAGCTGGGACCACAAAGGCTAGGAGAGCCTTGGTCATGTCCCAGTTAAGCCAGCAGGCCTCAGGGCGAAGGTAGCCTCTTCCAGGCTCCGTGACAGCAAGAGTGATGACAGCAATCACCAAAGGGCAGCCATAGCCCACTGAAAAGAGAGAGGCCACCAGGAATGACTTGGGCAGTGTATGGAACACGATCAGAATTCCATAGAGGATAAGGAGAGCCTTGGCAAGCATCCAGAAAAACACAGCcagataaaagaaatgaacaaaaaaggtCGCAGCCACACATCCATTGTAGTGGGATATTGGACCACTGAGGAAGGAAGCCACAATGAACCACACATCAGCTATCAGCAAGGTGGCTGCAATGTTAGCAATACACAGGTGACGCAGATATGAGATCTCTGTCTTTGTCACTTGACTCCAGACTAAGGCCTCAATGAACAGGCAGATGATCAAGCTGCAGATGGAAATGCCCAGGCCTATGTACGTGATATAAATTAGAACCGGGTTCTCCAAGGTATCAGGTGACATgagaatggagaaggaagaaaaccacTTGTTTGGCCAACACCTGCAAACAGCCTGCTGGGAATTTTCTTGAATCAGCTTACAAGCTTTCTGGTCCCATCTGCTCTCCAGGGAATGCCAGCCCACGCACTGGGACTTCCTCCCTTCTGCCTTGCTGATCTTTTCAAACATCAATGAGATATTTTTAAGCTCCTTAGGCAAAATGACAGACAGGACAAGCCCATTCACGGTCATGTTTTCCAAAAGACTGGCTTCCAGGATGGCCCCGAGAGTTGGGAAGGCAATGCTGATgacctgggaaggagaaggaaccTTCTGCAGGTCTTCAGTTGTGAGCAGTACCCTCCCAGTGACTTCATCTCCCGAGTCATTAATTCTCATTGAGAAAGTGAAATTCCTCCCGCGGCTGTCCCTGGACATGATGGTGCCCAGGGTATGAATGAAGACATGTGATATGTTGATGAGATGGTCCTTCACAAATAGCTTGCTTGCAAATGAATTGATTGATTGGAGCAAGACACAGCTGCTGTTTCTGTCTTGGATGAAGGTCCAATTTGATATGCTTGTGCTGTTAAGAATATGGTTAGCCATGGTGCTGTAACTCTGTCAAAGAAGAACTGGCGTTAGTGGTAAGCCACTCTTTGAAACTTCCAATACATAAAAGACTTGCTTTTACAAAGTATAGTCTTCTAGCCAGCAGCATAGGCACTCCCAGAGATCTCCTTAAAAATGCTCACACATGCCACCCCAAACTCAATGAGCCCTATTCAGTATCTTAACTAACCCCTAGGTGACTTGCTTGCACAGTAAAGCTTAAGTTTACCTGCAGCTTGTAACCCACATACTGCATGCATACCATAATAGATATTAATGCAGCCCAACACATTTTTACATGACAATACCATATTACAACGTCAGAAGGTTGAACAGGAACTCAGAAAACAGCTCAGTCactaaagttcttgtcatacaagcatGACGACCCaagctcagatccccagcacccacgttaaaGACAGACATTGTGAAACAtatgtaatcccaacactagggaagcagagacaagtaaACCCCAGATGCTCATTTGGTCAGTCAACATATCCAAATCAATGATCTCCAAGATcagcaagagactctgtctcaaaaaaataaagtggaaagaaactgaaaaagacaTTTGACACCACTCTCTGACCTTACGCGAAAGAATACCTGTCCACAGAGTACACAcccacatgaatacacacacacacacacacacacacagagagagagagagagagagagagagagagagagagagagagagagagagagagagagagagacccttggATAGCATTTAGAGAATGGTAGTTATCTTAAAGGaattccttgtctttctttcctcttttctgttcaaTGTCATCCTGGGAGACAAGGTGAGCAGCTTCTACTTGCTCTTTTCTACCACCACTTCTGCTGCACTCCTGAGCAAAGCCCATCATTCAGTTGCCCTTTCTGAGTGCCCGTAACGTAGCTGACATCTGTTAGTCCCAGAGGGTTACAAGATCCTGTGTGGGACTATGCTGAAAACTGGAACATGACCACAGGGTTGAATCACCCCTCACTCCTCCCTACTTTAAGCACCAAAACCATGAAGAAATGAATCCAGTTTCATTTCACACTTCTGTAGTTCAAAGGTTTGGCCACTtattctgcttcctgttttaACAACTTGTTCTCTAATTCGCAAAGGAACGTACATCTTCCTTTGTGCACGACCCACAGTGTTTCTTCAATAATTTCAGTAGCTTGAGTGCACTTTAGGAAAGCAGACTCTGGCCCACTACAGACTCATCCTCTCTGGCACAAGTCCTCAGAGACCCAGAGCTTTGAAGGCTAAGGCAACCATGGAATCCATCACAAACAGCCTTGAGCCTTCACAGATTCTAGCCGGGATTGAATAAACCCTTCAAAGGCTCAACCTCTCATGGACTCAGCCCCTCCCAGATTCAACCCATCACAGACCCAGACCctggggaaaaattaaaaaaaaaaagagctctctCTGGTAATATGTCTTGACATGGCATGTgaattattcttttgtttattattcttCCTTCCATAAGATTCATTAAGCACGTGCTACGTGGCACATTAGAAATACCGAGAGGGCAATATGGTTTCCAATCCCTGGGAAGCTCAGAGGGTATTCCAGCTAACCTAAGTTCCTCCCCCAAAGAGATAACGCTGGCTGATCTGCAAGGCCACTCACCCACATCTTTTCCTCGTTGACCTCTCTGGTTAGGACTGTGGAGATATTGTGTAAGAGATCTACCACCATAGCAATGTTCCCTGGCATCTGGGGAGACTTCTGAATGCTTCTGATGATGCAAGATAAATCCTTGGGACACTTTGCCATCAGCATATCTGTTATGGTCTGAGGTTTTCTACGTGAATCATCATGTAGAAGTATAGTCGATTCAGTGGACTGAACTGAATATAATTCCTCATCCTCCTGAAACAGGACCAAAGGAAAGAAATCCTTTATTTGTTCATAACAAATACAAAGGTACTTTTACTAGAATTTAAGAAAGCCCCATTATACAATTGCACATCAcataaaatgctttcatttttcattttcatagagGCATCTAGGGTGGAATAACTTGATCAGCACCAAGatgtataaaacaaaatgaaagtctGAATTCCTCAAGGGACGGCTCTCTAGTGCTGTCTGCTCAAACATCAACTCTTTCCTTTACCGCATCACTTCAGACACTTCCTGGGCATGTACATCTCATGTCTATCTTGTAGGTTTAAATGGATTCCTATTgacatttaacttatttttacaTTATCAAGAGGTGAACCAAGAGACTGTGCTGTTTAAAATTAGCAGGAGCTGGAGActtggttcagtagttaagagtgggtaccactcttgcagaggactcgggATTCCGTCCCTAGAACCTACACCAGGTGGCTTGcagctgcctgaaactccaggtccaggaagccTGAGGCTTTTGCAGGCATCCAAGTCATACAAAAGTCCTGATGGAAGTACAGCTTCTCACCTAGCAAAGTCTGGGGGGCAGCCCAGAATTCATGGGTCTAACAAGTTTAGAGGGTCTTACTAGTCAGCGAAGTACACTATGAGTACCAAAGCTTTGGGGTATTTTGAGGACTGAAGGCAAAGATGTTTGACTCTAGTTTAACTGTGACAGCTCTGGATGCCTCTCCTTGCTCTGTCTAGATGGCCAGGTTCCCTCAAGTCATGCAGGGAACAGGATACACTGCCCTGACTTTCGGACGCAGAGAAGAGATCGGTGTTTATGAGTTCATGGACTCACAACCCATTGCTAGCGTGGAAGCCTGTCTCTTCCCCTAAGTGGGCCTCATGATCCCATCTGAAGCTCCACTTCACTCAGAGGCCTCGTGAGAATCCATGATAGAGGAGAAAAGGACCTTACCTCAAACATGTTCATGGCATTCAGAGTGTGGCAGGTTTCAGTAACTTTGTGCCATTTCTTGGCCTTACAGGCAAATTTCATGCTGCCCTCACTTTTTGGAGGGCAAGATTGAAAGCAGGGGGCATCACTGTCCTTACAGACACCCTCACATACACCTGGGGAAATAAAAGGCAAGGCATCCATATCAGATAGAAAGGTCTGAGGTCGTGGCCGCCCAGCCAGTCAATAAGGTGTCTCTGTGGCAAAAGCACAACAATTATATACACAtgggtatcttttctcagtaagattGATGATCAGAAATGGATTAGCAGTCATTCCATAGTTGTGAAACAGGATCCTGTTCTTCCTGACAGAACGACATGCCACATTCCAGTGTTTAAAGCCGACTCAAGTATAAACTCCTCCCATCAAATAAGAGGGAAGAACACATGGGTTTCTCTCCTGAGCCACCCTCCCCTCACACACCtacaaaaccccccaaaagacCTCCTCGGAGTCCTAGAGATATGCATGTCACCTCTAGTTTGGAACGTTATAGCAAGCTCCATGGTCAATGAGGCCTATTCTTGTCACTGCCATGGTTTGAATTAGCCCAATGAGAATTCACAGCCAAGAAGTCTGAGACACGGTAGAGCGGAGGATGCTGGAAAGATACGAATATGGCTGGGGCTAAAGATGCAATGGATTTGCATGTAAGTAAGGAAAGGACAAATGTCATCTATCAAGGTGAACCATCTCTCATTTCGTGAGCCAGAGGGTTGAGAATGGCCTGCTGTCACAACAGATGATAAAACTTCCATGTGATTGGCAACTGCTACCAACATACCACGTGGCCTGGACAACACCGTAACCTTGCTTTTGCTGGTGGCctgaaaagagaaaatcaaaattCTCAACGAAATCAAATGTCAACAGTTGATACCACTGGTTCATTTTAATCACAGACAAACAACCATATCCAAGTCAGCTGTGACGCAAACACAACCACCGAAAGCCCAGATGTTGTATATGGTCCAATGACATGTCTTTCTACTTTTCCCCCCAGTGCCAGGCAGGGGGATGGTCCTTGCCTCCCAGTCATAATTCTGTATCACTACAGTCTCTAGTCTGCACATCAATCACATCATGGGCAGAGGGAAGTTTACTAGAAAGCTCATGAAGACTTACTTCTCTTGTATGGGCCCCACTGAATCCCGGGAGAAGGTCATACCACATGATCACATGTTCACATGatcatatttattgtattttcaaagacaaaatattCTAACTGCCTTCCATCTGTTGAGGTTACCATTTTTGTctctcacccctcccccttcACACACTGTCCTGTTTCGGTATCACCAGAGTGGCACATTTGTTGATGACATCAAGACAAGGAGTTGAGTGAGGAATACATTTTACTGGATTTAGTAGGATTTATGTATATAGTTTGCAGTCACTTCTAGATTATAAGAACATCAACCCTTAAGTGTCATTAATTCAAAATATTCACAGGTGGCCACAGAACAATACAACAACAGATGTTAAGAGCCCTGACATCTTACAGCTCTGTGGAAAGAAGCTGGAAGTATCCCTGACTTTTATAGCAATCCTGTATATTTACATAAAACTGCTATTAACACAGTGGAGAACTAAGCAGTGTTATTCCACAGTAGCAGCAACGAGGGAAGTGTAGGGCAATGCAAAAGGGAAGAATGGGAGGCTGAAGAGACGCCTCGTCAGCTCACTAGGAGCAccagctattcttccagaggccctgggttcagctcccaggacCCAACTGCactcacagccttctgtaaccACCGTGCCAGGGCCTCctagggcaccaggcacacacatggagtGTAGATGTACATAcagtcaaaacacccatgcacataaaataagtatttagaaAAGATTTAAAAGTGAAAGAATGATCTTTTGATTCTCTATATCACAGAAATTATAAATTCTTTAGCATGCGCAATGTTAGAAAATGCAAGTACAGCTCCTGAATTATTATTACCAGTATTATTTTTACTGCATGAATGAACAATGTTGAGCAATTACTGGTTACAAATTCTttaagcaattctctttaaaatttattttgattcattttctcattctaaaaaaaaatgctcactttcattttgtattttgtgttaCTCTTCTTTAAGGggtgccccccaccccacccacccatgcATATCTGGCTGTCCTGAGAACGTGGCCTAGGAAAAGACCACCAACCCACCTGGGCTCAATTCCTGAACTGTCCTTTAAGAAGGACCACTCACCAGTATGTGCCTCCATTACCCCATCTGTAGGCAGAACAGGCATTATGGCTTTTATGGGGGAATAAATAAATTGACCATGAGAAACCCTTGGGGTCGCCCTTAAAAGTGTGAGATCTGCTTGTGGTTGGGCAGCAGTTACTATTCTGATACTGACCAGTGATTCCATGGAGCTCATGTTTCTCCCTTCTGAGTGATCTTTTCTGATGGTGTTCTGGATGCGctgctctccctctgcctttggaAGGCCTTGTTACCCACACTACCGCACAGCACTGCCTAGCCTCGGCTACTGGCACAGCACTGCCTAGCCTCGGCTACCTGCACAGCACTGCCTAGCCTTGGCTACCTGCACAGCACTGCCTAGCCTCAACTACCCGCACAGCACTGCCTAGCCTTGGCTACCTACACAGCACTGCCTAGCCTTGACTCACCTTCCTGCTACCATTCTTCTCTTTTTCATGCTAACTTCTCAATTAAAATTTAAGTTCCTTAAAAACATAATTGTGCATTGTCTTCCTTTCCCTCATGTAAATAACTCAAGGTCTTGCACGCATGTACACTTGTGCAATAACACATTGGTATGCATGTGTACGTTCACAAATACAGGTGTGCGTATATTAACGTGTGTATGGGAAAAGAGGCAAACTCAGTCTTCCTATTTCTGAGTGAAAtgagtgccctcttgtggccGGGAAGAGCATTATCCATGGCTCCAACTTTTATTTCAAGATTCTAGCGACTAGGGAAGACATTTTCTGGACATTGTTG
The nucleotide sequence above comes from Microtus pennsylvanicus isolate mMicPen1 chromosome 7, mMicPen1.hap1, whole genome shotgun sequence. Encoded proteins:
- the LOC142853736 gene encoding adhesion G-protein coupled receptor F2-like yields the protein MTPALWLYGLVLLLPTESCRILCQATSKSKVTVLSRPRGVCEGVCKDSDAPCFQSCPPKSEGSMKFACKAKKWHKVTETCHTLNAMNMFEEDEELYSVQSTESTILLHDDSRRKPQTITDMLMAKCPKDLSCIIRSIQKSPQMPGNIAMVVDLLHNISTVLTREVNEEKMWSYSTMANHILNSTSISNWTFIQDRNSSCVLLQSINSFASKLFVKDHLINISHVFIHTLGTIMSRDSRGRNFTFSMRINDSGDEVTGRVLLTTEDLQKVPSPSQVISIAFPTLGAILEASLLENMTVNGLVLSVILPKELKNISLMFEKISKAEGRKSQCVGWHSLESRWDQKACKLIQENSQQAVCRCWPNKWFSSFSILMSPDTLENPVLIYITYIGLGISICSLIICLFIEALVWSQVTKTEISYLRHLCIANIAATLLIADVWFIVASFLSGPISHYNGCVAATFFVHFFYLAVFFWMLAKALLILYGILIVFHTLPKSFLVASLFSVGYGCPLVIAVITLAVTEPGRGYLRPEACWLNWDMTKALLAFVVPALVIVVVNLMTVTLVIIKTQRAAIGSSMFQEVRAIVRICKNIAILTPLLGLTWGFGIGTVIRGHSLVFHIIFSLLNALQGFFILMFGTILDPKIREALKSRVMSAKWVSRASEDLSSEFSCHPTKGPS